The Deinococcus humi genome has a segment encoding these proteins:
- a CDS encoding S41 family peptidase, producing the protein MKPTARSSVPRRALSGSPLVAHLGRALMLGSALLLSGTGAQTVASPAQLVFNRVNGLIEANYGGLSTVDRVALAAEYQKRLDAVCSSSPADCAESKAYPVIQAEVTALGDEHTFFQTPEDFKEFSASASGGNRLQFGVKLARLDGENRVVTEIVPGSAAEEGGLRRGDLLLTIDGKPYTFAGLRVAKEGGKPTALGLTRQGTNLTLTLTSRESSTRDLPRLSYVPASTPAGAASTTTAAGEVAVLRIPTFLSGGGVAQQVHDLVGEAQRHGATGMIVDLRGNGGGSLYECDSGVSAFVPSVTRVARSVDGNARTVVSRGTRLEDGRLAGSVRNPKLWTGPLAVLVDAGSASCSEFFAYEIQYAGRGPVIGETTAGVGNTATRIFEVGEGALQLTILNYAKPDGTPYPTRITPDQTFAQGEEQIRALTQGKDDLLANGLKALAKAPVLTLDPTQNQP; encoded by the coding sequence ATGAAACCAACCGCGCGCTCATCCGTCCCGCGCCGTGCCCTGTCCGGCAGCCCTCTCGTGGCCCACCTGGGACGCGCCTTGATGCTGGGCAGCGCGCTGCTGCTGAGCGGCACTGGGGCACAGACCGTGGCTTCCCCGGCCCAACTGGTCTTCAACCGGGTCAACGGATTGATCGAGGCCAACTACGGTGGGCTGTCCACGGTGGACCGCGTGGCCCTGGCCGCCGAGTACCAGAAGCGGCTGGACGCCGTGTGCAGTTCGTCCCCTGCCGACTGCGCCGAGAGCAAGGCGTATCCGGTGATCCAGGCCGAGGTCACCGCATTGGGCGACGAGCACACCTTCTTCCAGACGCCTGAGGATTTCAAGGAGTTCTCGGCCAGCGCCAGCGGGGGCAACCGCCTGCAGTTTGGTGTGAAGCTGGCCCGGCTGGACGGCGAGAACCGCGTGGTCACCGAGATCGTGCCGGGCAGCGCCGCCGAGGAAGGGGGCCTGCGGCGCGGCGACCTGCTGCTGACCATCGACGGCAAGCCCTACACCTTCGCAGGCCTCAGGGTTGCCAAGGAAGGGGGCAAGCCCACGGCCCTGGGCCTGACTCGCCAGGGCACGAATCTGACGCTCACCCTGACCTCCCGCGAGAGCAGCACCCGTGACCTGCCGCGCCTCAGCTACGTCCCTGCCAGCACACCAGCGGGCGCGGCCAGTACCACCACGGCGGCGGGTGAGGTGGCCGTGCTCCGGATTCCTACCTTCCTGTCGGGCGGCGGCGTGGCGCAGCAGGTGCACGACCTTGTAGGAGAGGCGCAGCGACACGGAGCGACAGGGATGATCGTAGACCTGCGCGGCAATGGCGGTGGCAGCCTGTACGAATGCGACAGTGGCGTGAGCGCCTTCGTGCCCAGCGTGACCCGCGTGGCCCGCAGCGTGGACGGCAACGCCCGCACCGTGGTCAGCCGGGGGACGCGTCTGGAAGATGGCCGCCTTGCCGGAAGCGTCCGCAACCCCAAGCTGTGGACCGGCCCACTGGCGGTGCTGGTGGACGCCGGCAGCGCCTCGTGCAGCGAGTTCTTCGCCTACGAGATTCAGTACGCCGGGCGCGGCCCGGTTATCGGTGAGACCACCGCCGGAGTGGGCAACACCGCCACGCGCATCTTTGAAGTGGGCGAGGGCGCGCTGCAACTGACCATCCTGAACTACGCCAAGCCCGATGGCACGCCGTACCCCACCCGCATTACCCCCGACCAAACTTTCGCCCAGGGGGAGGAACAGATTCGTGCCCTGACCCAGGGCAAGGATGACCTGTTAGCCAATGGCCTGAAGGCGCTGGCCAAGGCCCCGGTGCTGACGCTGGACCCGACGCAGAACCAGCCCTGA
- a CDS encoding M20/M25/M40 family metallo-hydrolase — protein sequence MPLDYLARIAQTPAPTFQEGQRAELIAELWRELGYPCEIDAVGNVLTRIAPPATEGHPALLLASHLDTVFEAGTDVTVREDSGRLIGPGVGDNSASLAVLTALLRDLRGQTGVLRRPLWVAANVGEEGLGDLRGSKFLISQHRAALGAFIAVDGYLGIAVTRGVGVRRYRATFVGPGGHSWGDQAPSALHALGRAISGLYALPLPSTPRTTLNVGVASGGTSVNSIAASAELLLDLRSLDPEVLGKLDRRAVSALHTAAREAGVSVQIEQVGDRPGGDLHSAALLPAIREAAREIRTELRTASSSTDANAAAPHGLPAVAIGVYRGGNAHRLDEWVQTSSLEPGLKFLRRVVELYQQQPVV from the coding sequence ATGCCTCTTGACTATCTGGCGCGCATCGCGCAGACGCCTGCGCCCACATTCCAGGAGGGGCAGCGGGCCGAGCTGATCGCGGAGCTGTGGCGGGAGCTGGGCTATCCCTGCGAGATCGACGCGGTGGGCAATGTGCTGACCCGCATTGCCCCACCCGCCACCGAGGGCCACCCCGCCCTGCTGCTGGCGTCGCACCTGGACACCGTGTTCGAGGCCGGGACTGACGTGACCGTGCGTGAGGACAGCGGGCGCCTGATCGGGCCAGGGGTGGGCGACAACAGCGCCAGCCTGGCCGTCCTGACGGCGCTGCTGCGTGATCTGCGCGGTCAGACTGGCGTGCTGCGCCGTCCACTGTGGGTGGCGGCCAACGTGGGCGAGGAAGGGCTGGGCGATCTGCGCGGCAGCAAGTTCCTGATCTCCCAGCACCGCGCCGCGCTGGGGGCATTTATCGCAGTGGACGGCTACCTGGGCATCGCGGTCACTCGTGGGGTGGGGGTACGGCGCTACCGGGCTACCTTCGTGGGGCCGGGGGGGCACTCCTGGGGAGATCAGGCCCCCAGCGCCCTGCACGCGCTGGGGCGGGCCATCAGCGGGCTGTACGCTCTCCCGCTGCCCTCCACGCCGCGCACCACCCTGAATGTGGGGGTGGCCTCGGGCGGCACCAGCGTCAATTCCATTGCGGCCAGCGCCGAGCTGCTGCTGGATCTGCGTTCGCTGGATCCTGAGGTGCTGGGCAAACTGGACCGCCGCGCGGTTTCGGCGCTGCACACGGCGGCGCGCGAAGCAGGAGTGAGCGTGCAAATCGAGCAGGTGGGCGACCGTCCCGGCGGCGACCTGCACAGCGCGGCCCTGCTGCCGGCCATCCGTGAGGCGGCCCGCGAGATCAGGACGGAACTGAGGACGGCCTCCAGCAGCACCGATGCCAACGCCGCCGCCCCCCACGGCCTGCCTGCCGTCGCCATCGGCGTCTACCGCGGCGGCAACGCGCACCGCCTGGACGAATGGGTGCAGACCAGCAGCCTGGAACCGGGTCTGAAGTTCCTGCGCCGCGTGGTGGAGCTCTACCAGCAGCAGCCGGTGGTATAG